From the genome of Psychrobacter immobilis:
ATAGTGGCAGCAGTAACATCGGTTTTAAAAGCCGTGATACTTATCTGGGTCTAAAGAATAAAGACCTTGGCGAATTCCGCTTTGGTCGTAACTACTCAGTCGTTGATTATATCGATAATGTCACGGTCAATGAAGGTTACTGGGACAATGTGGGTGCTAGTAGTTTAAGCAAAAATACACTAGCCAATGCTTTAACCTTAGCTGATGGTTACCGAGTTAATAACTCTATCGTCTGGAAAGCGCCTAAATACAATGAGTTACCATTAGAGCTTGCGTTGCAGTATGGTGCTGATGAAGACTTTATATCTGACGATAATAGTCGTGACAGCGGCTATGGTGCCTCATTACTATTTAATCCAGGCAATGGCTTTACGGCTGGTGTTGCTTATCAGAGTGATCTGGCTACTAAAAATCCCAGTAGTACTAATACGGGCGGCGATATGATCCGTGGGACGGCTACTGTCGATCTAAGTAATTATGTTGCTTATCCAGTAAAAGTGGGCGCTCTATACCAACAAGCTGATTTTGATGATACTAATGAAACTGAAAAAGGATTGATATTAAGTGCTGAGATGGGTCTAAGTAACCTCGCTCGTCCAGCCTCAATATATGCACAGTACAATAAAACGGATAACTTAAGAGGCATTAATGAAAATAATTCAGATCAAATCGTCGTAGGCGGTAAATATAGCTTTAGAAAGAATATAATTGCACATGCTTATGTCGGTAATAACACTGCAGACTTAAAAAATGATCTTTTCATTGCTGGTCAAGATGACGGTGATAAAGATATTCTTGTCAGAGCGCGTGGTGATGCTAGCGTCTTCGTGGTCGGTGCTGGTCTAGAATACAAATTCTAAATTTCTTGTTATAAAGTAAGATGCACAAAAAGAGGCCTATCAAAATTGATAGGCCTCTTTTTGTGC
Proteins encoded in this window:
- a CDS encoding porin; the encoded protein is MKRLFLASSVAMLLVSTAQAAPTVYGKAFVTANYVNASFEREAMDDSSISINEDNSSVEIASKSSRIGFKGSEAMTANTDVIYQLEYGIKVDDSGSSNIGFKSRDTYLGLKNKDLGEFRFGRNYSVVDYIDNVTVNEGYWDNVGASSLSKNTLANALTLADGYRVNNSIVWKAPKYNELPLELALQYGADEDFISDDNSRDSGYGASLLFNPGNGFTAGVAYQSDLATKNPSSTNTGGDMIRGTATVDLSNYVAYPVKVGALYQQADFDDTNETEKGLILSAEMGLSNLARPASIYAQYNKTDNLRGINENNSDQIVVGGKYSFRKNIIAHAYVGNNTADLKNDLFIAGQDDGDKDILVRARGDASVFVVGAGLEYKF